GTCGATCTCGTGTCCACCCAGTCGGAATTCGTCGACGCGCTGCAGTTCGGCTACGACCGGCCCGTCGGCACGTGGCGCATGCGCGTGTCGACGAAAACGCCGATGTCGGTCCTGCAGTTCTGGACCGACGTGCTCGCCGGCCAGGCGGCGTTTATCTTCGGCGATGCACCTGCGGCACGCGCGGCGCTCGATGCTGCCGCGGCAAGCGCATGGTCGACACCCGCACACATCATGCTGTCCGATTTCCACCTGTTCAGCGTGCTCGCCGGCATCGCGGCCGACGGCGGCGCGACGCCGCCCGGGCCGCTGCTCGAACGCTTCGCGCCGCAGCATGCGCGCTTTGCCGACTGGAGCGAGCGGAATCCGGCGACGTTCCGCAACAAGCTCGCGCTGATCGACGCCGAATTCGCGCGCGTGCGCGGCGACCACGTCGTGGCGATGCAGCAGTACGAGGCGTCGGCCAGCCTCGCGGCGGAACGCGGTTTCGTGCATGAACAGGCGCTTGCGCACGAACTGGCCGCGCGCCACGCGATGTCGCTCGGGCTCACCGGCCCCGCGCGCCATCAGTGGCGGCTCGCGCATGCGTGCTACCGGCGCTGGGGCGCCACCGGCAAGGCGCAGGCGCTGGAAGCGCAGCACACGTTCCTCGTGATGGAGCCGCCGCCGGGTGGCGCGGCGGTGCCCGCGCGCGAAGACCTCGATTTCGCGCTCGCGATGCGTGCCGCCCATTCGTTATCCGAAGAAATCGTGCTGGAGCGTCTGATCCAGACGCTGATGCGCAACATGATCGTGTACGCGGGAGCCGGCTACGGCCTGCTGCTGCTTGCCCGCAACGACCGGCTGACGATCGAGGCCGCGGCACGGATCGTCGATAGCGACGTGGTCGTCGAGATCGCCCGCAGCGAACCCACCGAGCACGATGTCCCGCTGTCGATCCTGAACACCGTCGCGCGCACCCGCAAGCCGGTCGTGCTCGCGAATGCGCAGCGCGAAGGCCTGCCCGACCACGTCGACAGCCTGCGCGCGCACCCCACGCGTTCGCTGTTCTGCCTGCCGCTGCTGAAACAGGGTGTACTGATCGGCGTGCTGTATCTGGAGAACGCGCTGAGCAACGGCGTGTTTTCGCCGCGCCGCATCGCGATGCTCGAAGTGCTCGCGCCACAGGTGGCGAACGCGCTGGAATCCGCGCGGCTTTACGCGGAACTGATCGACGAAAACGCGCGCCGGCTCGACACCGAGGCCGCGCTGCGGCATGCGCGCACCGAGCTCGCGCGCACCGCGCACATCACGGTGATGGGCGAACTGGCCGCGTCGATCGCGCACGAAATCAACCAGCCGCTGACGAGCATCGTGTCGAGCGTCGGCGCGGCCATGCGTTGGCTGCGCGGCACGCCGCCCGACCTCGGCGAAGCGCTCGCGAGCCTCGACGACATCCGCGCGTCCGGCCTGCGCGCGGCCGACATCGTGCGCGCGTTGCGCTCGCTCGCCCGCCAGGCGCCGCCCGCGCTCGCGCCGCTCGCGCTCGACGATCTGATCCGCGACATGCTGCACCTCACCGCGACCGAAATCGACGCGAAGCAGGTCGCGCTGCGTGTCGACCTGCATTGCGCCGGCATCCGCGTGATGGCCGATCGCACGCAGATCCAGCAGGTGATCCTGAACCTGGTCACCAATGCGCTCGACGCGATGGATGGGCTGGCCGCAGCGCGCGAACTCGACATCGCGTCGCAGGCCGGCAACGGCTACGCGACCGTCGCCATTGCCGACCGCGGCGCCGGCATCGACGCCGGGATCGCGAACCGGATCTTCGACCCGTTCTTCACGACGAAATCGCATGGCATGGGAATGGGGCTCGCGATCTGCCGCTCGATCGTCGAAGCGCATGGCGGCACGCTCGAAGCCGCGCCGCGCGGCGACGGCGGGTCGGTCCTGACGTTCCGGCTGCCGGCGTCGACGGCGGGCTGACCTCACGTGCCGGCGCGCACCGGCGCACGCCGGCACCGGCGCCGCGCGGTTCAGGTCCCGCTCGGACGGTGCGCGTCCTCGCCAAGGAACCGGTGCACGAACGTCACCGCCATCGCCCCTTCGCCGACCGCCGACGCCACCCGCTTGACCGACCCCAAGCGGACGTCGCCCGCCGCGAACGAGCCGGGCACGCTCGTTTCCAGGAAGTACGGCCGGCGCTCGAGCGGCCACACGCGCTCGAAGTCGGGGCAGTCGTACAGGTCGCTGCCCGTCACCAGGTAGCCGCCCGGATTGCGGATGATGTTCGTGTCGCGCGCCCATTCGGTGTTCGGCGCACCGCCGATGCAGACGAACAGGTGCGTGGCCGGCAGCACGTCACGCGCGCCGTCCTCCGTGCGCAGCACGATCGCCTCGAGCCGGCCGTCGCCCTGCAGCGCGTCGACGGTCGTGCCGTAGCGCACCGTCACGTTCGGCATGCGCTCGATCCGGTCGATCAGGTAGCGCGACAGCGTCGCCGCGAGCGACGCGCCGCGGACGATCATCGTGACTTCGCGCGCGTGACGTGCGAAGTTCATCACGGCCTGCCCGGCCGAATTGCCGCCGCCGACGATGAACACGTGCTTGCCCTCGCACATCGGCGCTTCGCTCGATCCCGCGCCGTAGTACAGGCCCGCGTTGAGAAACTTGGGTTCGTCGGGCAGGCCGAGGCTGCGGTATTCGATCCCGGTCGCGCAGATGTTCGATCGTGCGGTCAGGATCGAGCCGTCGGCCATGTCGACGCGGATCTTGCCGTCGACGAAGGTCGCATGCACGCCCTCGCGCATCATCAGCAGCTCGACGCCGAACTTCACCGCCTGCTGGCGCGCGCGCTCGGCCAGCTCGGCGCCCGGAATGCCCTCCGGGAAACCCATGTAGTTCTCGATCAGCGAACTCGTGCCCGCCTGCCCGCCGATCGCGTCGCGCTCGATCACGACGGCCCGCAGCCCCTCGGATGCCGCGTAGACGGCCGCCGACAGGCCGGCCGGGCCGGCGCCGTAAATCGATACGTCGTACTCGATGAAGCGCGGCCGGGAGACCCAGCCGAGCTTCGCGGCGATCTCCGGCAGCGTCGGCTGGTACATGCACGTGCCGTCCGGAAAGACGACCACCGGCAGCCGGACGTCGCGCAGCGGTGCGATGCCCAGCTCGCGCACGCAATCGGTGTCGGACGTCAGCTCGCACCATTCGTACTCGACCACGCCGCGCTTCAGGAAGTCGCGGATCGCGTAGGCCTCCTTGCTGTGAGGCAGGCCGATGACCTTGACATGCTGCGACTGCGCCATGAGCGTCTCCCGGTGACCGCGTGTCGAATCCCGGCCGGTTCCCGCGCCGGCCGTACGTGTGACTGTACGTCGCCGTTGCCGTCGCGGCCGCCACGTTTCATAAGAATTAAGGTTCGCGCGCGATGCGCGCCGTCCACAATGGATCGTGTTCACCCGCTCGCAACTTCGCGCCGGCCGCGTTGCGAGCGCCCTTCGGCGCCGGCATCGGAGCGGATGATGGCCACGACCTGCACCCATCTCGGCGAAGCGCGCATCCTGAACACCGACAAGGACTACTGCGAGGAATGCGTGAAGTCCGGCAGCCGATGGGTGCACCTGCGCCTGTGCCTGAGCTGCGGACACGTCGGCTGTTGCGATTCGTCGCCGAATCGCCACGCCAGCCGGCATTTTCATGAAACGACGCACCCGCTCGCCCGTTCGATCGAGCCCGGCGAACGCTGGGTCTGGTGCTATGCGGACGACGTGATGGCCGGCGAAATCACGTCGTAACGCCCCGCGTACCGGCATCCGGCACCGTTTTCGACCAAGGGTATACACGGTTCGATCTTGGCTTCTACCTGCCGGTTTTTTCGACTAGTATTTATCGAACGATAACTTATCTATCGATAAACAAGGAGTCCACCATGACGGTATCCAGACTCGCGCACTACTCGATCCGCACGCTCGATCTCGAGCGATCGTGCCGGTTCTACGAACGTGTGCTCGGCTTCAGGCGCGGCTACCGGCCGCCGTTCGACTTTCCCGGCGCATGGCTCTACAAGGGCGGCGACGAAAGCGACTACGGCACGGTCCACATCATCGGCGTCGACCCGGCCAACCCGGACGGGCTCGCGGCCTACCTCGGCGACAAGGCGCTGCCTGCGACGGGTACCGGCACCGTCGACCACATCGCCTTCCTCGCGACCGGCGTCGAGGCGATGTGGGACACGCTGCGCGCCGAAAACGTCGCGTGGCGCGACCGCACCGTGCCGAGCCTCGGGCTGCACCAGGTGTTTATCGAGGATCCGTCCGGCGTGACGATCGAACTCAACTTCCCCGCCGCCGAAGTCGCGGGGCTGACACTTCCCGCCGCCGTACCGGCCGGCGACTCCCAAGGACACGGAGACTGACATGAACCACAGCACATCGACCAAACGCAAGGCCGCGATCGTCGGCGGTTCGCTGGGCGGCCTGTTTGCCGCGAATCTCCTGCTGCGCAACGGCTGGGACGTGGACGTGTTCGAACGGGTGCCCGAGGCGCTGTCGGGCCGCGGCGCCGGGATCGTCACGCACCCCGAACTGTTCGACGTGATGCTCGCCGCGGGCGTACGCATCGACGCATCGATCGGCGTGAAGGTCGAATCGCGGATCACGCTCGGCCGCGACGGCACCGTCGTGTCGGAACGCCGGATGCCGCAGACGCTTACCGCGTGGAGCAAGATGTACCACGTGCTGCGCGCGGCGCTGCCCGACCAGCACTACCGCGCCGGCGCGGTCGTCACCGACGTCGCGGACGGCCCCGAACACGCGTCGGTCACGCTGTCCGACGGCTCGGTCGTGCATGCCGACCTGGTCATCGCGGCCGACGGCTTCCGCTCGGCGATCCGCGAGAAATTCCTGCCGGACGCGCGGCTGCAGTACGCGGGCTACGTCGCGTGGCGCGGGCTGGTCGACGAACTCGGGCTGTCGGAGGCCACCCACGCAACGCTGTTCGGGAATTTCGCGTTCGGCCTGCCGCCGCATGAGCAGATCCTCGGTTATCCGGTCGCCGGCCAGGGCAACAGCACGAAGCCGGGCGAGCGCCGCTACAACTACGTGTGGTATCGCGCGACCCGCGAGGATACCGATCTGCCGAACCTGCTGACCGACGCGACCGGCAAGCTCTGGGCGGGCGGCATTCCGCCTACGCTGATCCGGCGCGAGGTGCTCGACGACATGGAAGACGCCGCTCACGCGCTGCTGGCGCCGCAGTTCGCCGAGGTCGTCACGCGTGCGACGCAGCCGCTGTTCCAGCCGATCTACGACCTTGAAGTGCCGAACATGGCGTTCGGCCGGATCGCGCTGCTCGGCGACGCCGCGTTCGTCGCGCGGCCGCATTGCGGGATGGGCGTCACGAAGGCCGCGGGCGACGCGCTCGCGCTCGTCACCGCGCTCGCCACGCGCGCCGACACGCTCGACGCGCTGTGCGAATACAGCGAGACGCGCACGGCATTCGGCGCGGCGATCGTGGAGCACGCGCGCCACCTCGGCGCCTACATGCAGGCGCAACTGAAGAACGACACCGAGCGCGAAATGGCCGAGCGCTATCGCACGCCGGAAGTCGTGATGCGGGAAACCGCCGTTCCGCCGCACTTCTGAGCACGCACGGGCGCCGTGCGCGACACGCGCGGCGCCCGTCGCCAGGTCATTCCAGACGAGAAGGAGACACCGTGAACCACCCGCTTCCGGCTACCGCCGGCACCGCGCCCGAACCGGCCGCACCCTCATCATCCGCGACGCATCCGCTGCTGCGCGACGCCCGCTTTCGCGAGCACGTCCGGCGCCGAAGGCTGTTCGCCTGGTCGCTGACGTTCGTCATGCTCACCCTCTATTTCGCGTTCATCCTGACGCTCGCATTTTCCCCGGCGCTGCTCGGCGCGCCGATCGTGCCGGGCCGGCCGACTCCGTGGGGCATCCCGGTCGGGTTCGGCATGTTCGCCGCGACCTTCGCGCTGGTCGCGCTTTATGTGTTTCGCGCCAATACGGTGTACGACACGATCGTCGCGGCCCTTCGCCACGGAGACGCATCATGAAACGCCTGCTTCTCGCACTGCTCGCCGCCAGCGGCACCGAACCGGCGTTCGCGGCCGGCCCCGCCGCGCTCTCGCACGGGCACAATCCGGTCGCGATCGGCATGTTCCTGGTGTTCGTCGCGTCGACGCTCGTCATCACGCGCTGGGCCGCGCGCAAGAACCATAGCGTGGCCGACCATTACGCGGCCGGTGGCAAGATCACCGCGTTCCAGAACGGCTGGGCGATCGCCGGCGACTACATGTCGGCCGCGTCGCTGCTCGGCATCTCCGCGCTGGTGTTCACGAGCGGCTACGACGGCCTGATCTATTCGGTCGGTTTTCTCGCGAGCTGGCCGATCATCCTGTTCCTGATCGCGGAGCCGCTGCGCAACCTTGGCAAGTACACGCTCGCCGACGTCGTGTCCTATCGCCTGCAGCAACGGCCGATCCGTGCGTTCGCGGCGTCGAGCTCGATCGTCATCGTGCTGCTGTATCTCGTGTCGCAGATGGTCGGCGCGGGCAAGCTGGTCGAGCTGCTGTTCGGCCTGAACTACACGGTCGCGGTGCTGTTCGTCGGCGTGCTGATGGTCGTCTACGTGTTCTTCGGCGGGATGCTGGCCACCACCTGGATCCAGATCATCAAGGCCGTGCTGCTGCTCGCCGGCGCGGCGTTCATGGCGATCATGGTGCTGAGCCGGTTCGGCTTCAGCCTCGACGCGCTGTTCGCGCAGGCGATTCTCGTCCACCCGAAACACGCGGCGATCATGCAGCCCGGCGGGCTGGTGTCCGATCCGGTATCGGCCGTGTCGCTCGGCCTCGCGCTGATCTTCGGCACCGCGGGCCTGCCGCACATCCTGATGCGCTTCTTCACGGTCGGCGACGTCAAGGCGGCTCGCAAGAGCATCCTCTATGCGACCGGCATCGTCGGCGCCGGCTACGTGCTGATCATCATCATCGGCTTCGGCACCATCGCGCTCGTTGCGTCGGACCCGCAGTACCACGACGCGTCCGGCGCGATCACGGGCGGCGCGAACATGGTGGCGATCCACCTCGCGCATGCGGTCGGCGGCAACGTGTTCCTCGGCTTCATCTGCGCGGTCGCGTTCTCGACCATCCTGGCCGTGGTTGCCGGGCTCACGCTCGCGGGCTCGTCGGCGATCTCGCACGACCTCTATGCGAACGTGCTGCGTCGCGGGCAAGCGTCCGACCGGGAGGAAATGCGCGTGGCGCGCGGCACGACCCTGGTACTCGGCGTGCTCGCGATCCTGCTTGGCATCGCGTTCGAAAAGCAGAACATCGCGTTCATCGTCAGCCTCACGTTCTCGATCGCGGCAAGCTCGAACTTCCCCGTGCTGCTGCTTTCGATCTACTGGCGCGGCCTGACCACGCGCGGCGCGGTGCTGGGCGGCCTGACCGGGCTCGCGACCGCCGTGACGCTCACCGTGCTGAGCCCGACCGTGTGGGTGCAGGTGCTCGGTCATGCGCACGCGGTCTATCCGTACGAGTATCCGGCGCTGTTCTCGATGGCGGCGGCGTTCCTCGGCGTCGTCCTGTTCTCCGTCACCGATCGCTCGGCGCGTGCGCAACGCGAGCGCGCGCAGTTCGATACGCAACTCGTCGCGTGCGAGATGGGCACCACGACGCGCCTCACAACGGGCATCACGCCACGCGGCTGAGCCGCATGCCATGCACCCTCGATACACCATGAGAGACACCATGCTGAATTGCACCTGCTGCCCGTCGCCGGGTCGTCGTCGCCTGCTCGGCGCGCTTGCCGCGCTCGCGGGCACCGCCGTCGCCGGACAGTCCGCGTCGGCCGCCGGCACCGCGAGCACACTGGACGCCCCGGCCACGCTGCCGCCGTACCGGCCGCGCTCGATCGACATCCACGCGCATTACTACCCTGAAAGCTTCTGCGACCTGGTCGGCGGCGAAGGCAAGCGCTTCGGCGGGTCGTTCGTGTGCGACGATACGTCGTTCACGTTCCGCACGCCCGCCGGCGGCCTCGGGCCGCTGCCGATGAAGTTCATCGACATCGATGCGCGGCTCAAGGACATGGATGCGTCCGGCGTCGACGTGCAGGCGCTGTCGCTCAGCGTGCCGATGGCGTACTGGGCCGACCGGCCGTTCAACGCGAAGCTCGCGCGCGACTGGAATGCGTCCGCGTCGCGTGTCTACCAGCGGCACCCGACGCGCTTCGTCGTGCTCGCGACGCTGCCGATGCTGAACGCGGCCGACGCGATCGACGAGCTCGAGCGCGCCGCGCAATTGCCGGGCGTGCGCGGTGTGTACATGGGCACCAACATCGACAATCGCGATCTCGACGATCCGCTGTTCGCGCCCGTGTTCGCCCGCATCGAGCAGTTGGGCCTGCCGGTGTTCCTGCATCCGCAGCAGACGGTCGGTGGCGCGCGGCTCGGCGATTTCTACCTGAGCAACCTGCTCGGCAACCCGTTCGATACCGCGATCGCGGGGTCGCACCTGATCCTCGGCGGCGTGCTCGACCGCTATCCGACGCTGGAAGTCACGTTGCCGCACGCGGGCGGCGCGCTGCCGATCCTCGTCGGGCGCCTCGACGCGGGCTGGACCGTGCGTCCCGAAACACGCCGGCTCGCGCAGAAGCCCAGCAGCTACCTGCGGCGCTTCAGCTACGACACGGTGTCGCATTCGGGCCCGGTGCTGAACTTCCTGATCGAGAACGTCGGTGTGGACCGGCTCGTGCTCGGCAGCGACTACTGTTTCGACATGGGCTACGAGCAGCCGGTCCGCTTTCTCGATCGCGTCGACCTGGGCGCGCAGCAGCGCGCGATGATCCTCGGCGGCAACGCGGGCAAGCTGCTGCGGATCTAGCGGGCGCCAAGCGCGGCGTCTTGACTGCCGCGCCTGCACCGTCGGCGCAGCGCGTGGCCGGACATGGCATGATCCGCCGAGCCGCGATGCGCCAGCGCGCGGCGCCGCGCGTCACGACGCCTGGCCGGCGGCGCACGCCACCGGCCGCACACCGGAGTCACCCACGATGAAGATAGTCATTGCAGGCGGATCGATCGCCGGTCTCGCGGCCGCGCTGACGCTCGACTGCGTCGGACACGACGTGACGGTCTGCGAACGCTCGCCGTCGCCGCTGCGCGGCCAGGGCGGCGGCGTGGCGGTGTTGCGCCGGATGATGGCGTTTCTCGAACAGCACGGCCGGCATTGCCGCCACGCGATCAGCGTGCCGACGCACCGGCGGCGCTGGATCGATCGCGACGGCGTCGTCACGCGCGACGAGCCCGAGATGCTGCCGTTTTCGTCGTGGGACGCCGTCTATCGCTCGCTGTGCGAAACGCTGCCGGGCGGGCTCATCCGGTACGGCCGCACGGTCACCGGCTTCGACCAGGACGCGGACGGCGTCGACGTCCACCTCGGCGACGAACGCCTCCGCGCGGACGTGCTGATTGGCGCCGACGGCGCCGGTTCGTCGCTGCGCGCGCAGCTCTTTCCCGGTTATGCCCCATCGTTTGCCGGTTACCTCGCGTGGCGCGGGATCGTCGACGAAGCGGATTTCGACGCCGCATCGATCGCGCCGCTGGTCGAGAACATGACGCTGCACAAGGCGCCGGGCGAGCTGTTCATGGCGTTCCTGATTCCCGCGCTCGACGGTTCGCTCGTGCCGGGCAGACGCCGCTTCAACTGGCTGTGGTATCGCAACGAAGCCGATCGCGATGCGCTGCGCCATCACCTGACCGATCGGGCCGGCCACGCGCATCACGCGTCCGTGCATCCGGGGCAGCTCGCCGACGATGTCGTCGCAACACTACGGCAACTCGCCGGCGAACGGCTGCCGGCCACGCTCGCCCAACTGGTTCACGCGACACGCATGCCGTTCAACCAGGCGATCTTCGATGCGTTGAGCCCCGCGTTCGTCGACGGTCGCGTCGCGCTGATCGGTGACGCCGCATGCACCGTGCGCCCCCACACGGCGTCGGGCACGTCGAAGGCCGCGAGCGATGCGGTGTCGCTTGCCGAAGCGCTGCCGGCGGACGCGACCGATGTCGTCGCGCGCCTCGCGCAATGGTCGGCGCGGCGACGCGACGAGGTGACGTCGCTGCTCGAGAAAGGCCCGCAACTGGCCGCGGCGTTCGGCCTCGGCACGCCGCGCTGACGCGGCGGCGCCCGCGCCGGGGCGCGTCGCAGCAGGGTTCAGAACGTTTCAGCGCAGCTTCAGGAAATGGCGCCAGCGCGCGCGTAGACTGCCTCCATCCTCCGACGCGCGGGCGATGACGCGATTGCGCCATTGCTCGCGCGGCCTCCCCACACCTGGAGCAACGACATGATCTCCGCCGCGAATCGCTGCCGCCGGGCCGGCTTGTCATGGCCGGATCGCCCGGCGATGCACCGCCGTCATCGGACGGCGCCGACCGGAGCGACCGCCGCCGGTACGCGCGCGCCCTGCCTCCGATACGTGC
This genomic interval from Burkholderia cepacia contains the following:
- a CDS encoding amidohydrolase family protein, translating into MLNCTCCPSPGRRRLLGALAALAGTAVAGQSASAAGTASTLDAPATLPPYRPRSIDIHAHYYPESFCDLVGGEGKRFGGSFVCDDTSFTFRTPAGGLGPLPMKFIDIDARLKDMDASGVDVQALSLSVPMAYWADRPFNAKLARDWNASASRVYQRHPTRFVVLATLPMLNAADAIDELERAAQLPGVRGVYMGTNIDNRDLDDPLFAPVFARIEQLGLPVFLHPQQTVGGARLGDFYLSNLLGNPFDTAIAGSHLILGGVLDRYPTLEVTLPHAGGALPILVGRLDAGWTVRPETRRLAQKPSSYLRRFSYDTVSHSGPVLNFLIENVGVDRLVLGSDYCFDMGYEQPVRFLDRVDLGAQQRAMILGGNAGKLLRI
- a CDS encoding ubiquitin carboxyl-terminal hydrolase 14 is translated as MATTCTHLGEARILNTDKDYCEECVKSGSRWVHLRLCLSCGHVGCCDSSPNRHASRHFHETTHPLARSIEPGERWVWCYADDVMAGEITS
- a CDS encoding FAD binding domain-containing protein yields the protein MNHSTSTKRKAAIVGGSLGGLFAANLLLRNGWDVDVFERVPEALSGRGAGIVTHPELFDVMLAAGVRIDASIGVKVESRITLGRDGTVVSERRMPQTLTAWSKMYHVLRAALPDQHYRAGAVVTDVADGPEHASVTLSDGSVVHADLVIAADGFRSAIREKFLPDARLQYAGYVAWRGLVDELGLSEATHATLFGNFAFGLPPHEQILGYPVAGQGNSTKPGERRYNYVWYRATREDTDLPNLLTDATGKLWAGGIPPTLIRREVLDDMEDAAHALLAPQFAEVVTRATQPLFQPIYDLEVPNMAFGRIALLGDAAFVARPHCGMGVTKAAGDALALVTALATRADTLDALCEYSETRTAFGAAIVEHARHLGAYMQAQLKNDTEREMAERYRTPEVVMRETAVPPHF
- a CDS encoding DUF485 domain-containing protein, with translation MNHPLPATAGTAPEPAAPSSSATHPLLRDARFREHVRRRRLFAWSLTFVMLTLYFAFILTLAFSPALLGAPIVPGRPTPWGIPVGFGMFAATFALVALYVFRANTVYDTIVAALRHGDAS
- a CDS encoding NAD(P)/FAD-dependent oxidoreductase, which gives rise to MAQSQHVKVIGLPHSKEAYAIRDFLKRGVVEYEWCELTSDTDCVRELGIAPLRDVRLPVVVFPDGTCMYQPTLPEIAAKLGWVSRPRFIEYDVSIYGAGPAGLSAAVYAASEGLRAVVIERDAIGGQAGTSSLIENYMGFPEGIPGAELAERARQQAVKFGVELLMMREGVHATFVDGKIRVDMADGSILTARSNICATGIEYRSLGLPDEPKFLNAGLYYGAGSSEAPMCEGKHVFIVGGGNSAGQAVMNFARHAREVTMIVRGASLAATLSRYLIDRIERMPNVTVRYGTTVDALQGDGRLEAIVLRTEDGARDVLPATHLFVCIGGAPNTEWARDTNIIRNPGGYLVTGSDLYDCPDFERVWPLERRPYFLETSVPGSFAAGDVRLGSVKRVASAVGEGAMAVTFVHRFLGEDAHRPSGT
- a CDS encoding FAD-dependent monooxygenase, whose protein sequence is MKIVIAGGSIAGLAAALTLDCVGHDVTVCERSPSPLRGQGGGVAVLRRMMAFLEQHGRHCRHAISVPTHRRRWIDRDGVVTRDEPEMLPFSSWDAVYRSLCETLPGGLIRYGRTVTGFDQDADGVDVHLGDERLRADVLIGADGAGSSLRAQLFPGYAPSFAGYLAWRGIVDEADFDAASIAPLVENMTLHKAPGELFMAFLIPALDGSLVPGRRRFNWLWYRNEADRDALRHHLTDRAGHAHHASVHPGQLADDVVATLRQLAGERLPATLAQLVHATRMPFNQAIFDALSPAFVDGRVALIGDAACTVRPHTASGTSKAASDAVSLAEALPADATDVVARLAQWSARRRDEVTSLLEKGPQLAAAFGLGTPR
- a CDS encoding VOC family protein, translating into MTVSRLAHYSIRTLDLERSCRFYERVLGFRRGYRPPFDFPGAWLYKGGDESDYGTVHIIGVDPANPDGLAAYLGDKALPATGTGTVDHIAFLATGVEAMWDTLRAENVAWRDRTVPSLGLHQVFIEDPSGVTIELNFPAAEVAGLTLPAAVPAGDSQGHGD
- a CDS encoding cation acetate symporter, which gives rise to MKRLLLALLAASGTEPAFAAGPAALSHGHNPVAIGMFLVFVASTLVITRWAARKNHSVADHYAAGGKITAFQNGWAIAGDYMSAASLLGISALVFTSGYDGLIYSVGFLASWPIILFLIAEPLRNLGKYTLADVVSYRLQQRPIRAFAASSSIVIVLLYLVSQMVGAGKLVELLFGLNYTVAVLFVGVLMVVYVFFGGMLATTWIQIIKAVLLLAGAAFMAIMVLSRFGFSLDALFAQAILVHPKHAAIMQPGGLVSDPVSAVSLGLALIFGTAGLPHILMRFFTVGDVKAARKSILYATGIVGAGYVLIIIIGFGTIALVASDPQYHDASGAITGGANMVAIHLAHAVGGNVFLGFICAVAFSTILAVVAGLTLAGSSAISHDLYANVLRRGQASDREEMRVARGTTLVLGVLAILLGIAFEKQNIAFIVSLTFSIAASSNFPVLLLSIYWRGLTTRGAVLGGLTGLATAVTLTVLSPTVWVQVLGHAHAVYPYEYPALFSMAAAFLGVVLFSVTDRSARAQRERAQFDTQLVACEMGTTTRLTTGITPRG